One window of the Sulfurospirillum arsenophilum NBRC 109478 genome contains the following:
- a CDS encoding respiratory chain complex I subunit 1 family protein, with the protein MDFFYLLLQLVSAILVAPLFDGISRKLRAKFQSRIGPSIFQTYYDIYKLLKRGRTKSYSTSYIYQISPYLLFVSAAVMFCALPITYSTDSVALSQFSDIFVLLYFGALFRFIFIVAGFDTANPFAGVSASREGTIGFYTEEVAVICLIVVMMGTGSSNLPFITALVQDGDYGYAIPSFSIASTAFLWVMYVETGRKPYDLAEAEQELQEGVLGEFCGKDFAIIDIAILLKQMTVLGFFLVIFMPWAGLVDNPILSLIIFLAEIGFLYVMGVFIDNFGPRFTINKGMKRTMLFALAISCTSLALYIMGI; encoded by the coding sequence ATGGACTTTTTTTATCTATTATTACAACTTGTTTCAGCGATATTAGTTGCTCCTCTTTTTGATGGAATTTCAAGAAAGCTAAGAGCCAAATTTCAGTCAAGAATAGGACCGAGCATTTTTCAGACCTATTATGACATTTATAAATTGTTAAAAAGAGGAAGAACTAAATCATACAGTACAAGTTATATCTATCAAATCTCTCCGTACTTGCTCTTTGTGAGCGCTGCGGTGATGTTTTGTGCTTTACCAATTACATATAGCACGGATTCTGTTGCTTTGTCACAATTTTCTGACATATTTGTTTTACTCTATTTTGGTGCTCTTTTTCGGTTTATTTTTATTGTTGCTGGTTTTGATACTGCCAACCCTTTTGCGGGGGTAAGCGCTAGTAGAGAGGGAACCATCGGTTTCTATACGGAAGAAGTTGCTGTGATTTGTCTCATCGTTGTGATGATGGGAACAGGAAGTAGTAATTTACCTTTTATCACCGCTTTGGTACAAGATGGCGATTATGGTTATGCTATTCCCTCATTCTCCATTGCTTCTACAGCATTTTTGTGGGTAATGTATGTCGAAACAGGTAGAAAACCATATGACTTGGCTGAAGCGGAACAAGAGTTACAAGAAGGTGTCTTGGGAGAGTTTTGTGGTAAAGATTTTGCCATCATTGACATAGCAATCTTACTTAAACAAATGACGGTATTAGGGTTCTTCCTTGTCATTTTTATGCCATGGGCGGGTCTTGTCGATAATCCAATTTTATCGCTAATCATTTTCTTGGCAGAGATAGGCTTTCTTTATGTTATGGGCGTTTTTATTGATAACTTTGGACCAAGGTTTACCATCAACAAAGGGATGAAAAGAACCATGCTCTTTGCGCTTGCGATTTCATGTACCTCATTAGCACTCTATATTATGGGAATTTAA
- the hyfE gene encoding hydrogenase 4 membrane subunit has translation MANIIDIFTVLMMGTSFAVFSLRQYRHSIIAYALQTLLLVAIFLALYFKYGSHELLVWSITAFIIKVVFVPLYLLRLVNKLGVVVEDEPVGGFFISPVVALSFSLAVAMMFYKVFIHFSIFKDVLPLFAASFIFMMGIFGFILRTSFLKQILSYCLFENGIHLSLALMAYTSHELVEVGILTDAIFAVIIMSILAKRFYASYGSLDTSKAVNLRG, from the coding sequence ATGGCAAATATTATTGATATCTTTACGGTTTTAATGATGGGAACAAGTTTTGCGGTATTTAGTTTAAGACAATACCGTCATAGCATAATAGCGTATGCCTTGCAAACGCTTTTATTGGTCGCGATCTTCTTGGCCTTATATTTTAAATACGGTTCACACGAATTACTTGTATGGTCCATCACAGCATTTATCATTAAAGTAGTCTTTGTGCCTCTTTATTTACTTAGACTTGTCAATAAATTGGGTGTAGTTGTTGAAGATGAGCCAGTGGGTGGATTTTTCATATCACCCGTTGTTGCTCTAAGTTTTTCACTTGCTGTTGCGATGATGTTTTATAAAGTTTTTATTCATTTCTCAATTTTCAAAGATGTGTTGCCGCTTTTTGCTGCTTCTTTTATCTTTATGATGGGAATTTTTGGCTTTATTTTGAGAACCTCATTTCTAAAACAGATTCTCTCGTACTGTCTGTTTGAAAATGGTATACATTTAAGCCTAGCGCTTATGGCGTATACCTCTCATGAACTTGTTGAAGTCGGTATTTTGACAGATGCGATTTTTGCTGTGATTATTATGAGTATTTTGGCGAAACGATTTTACGCCTCATATGGAAGTCTTGATACATCTAAAGCGGTTAATTTAAGGGGCTAA